The DNA sequence AAATGGTCAAGAGGTTAAATAGAATTCAATGGCATTTCTATCTCCTTTTTAAAAATATGTCTTCTTCTATGACGTTTAAAACATCTTCCTGAAGGATTAAAAATTTTATGTGTGGATTTACAGGTTTTTGGAATCGTTCCCCGTCCAAAAAAGAAGAACTTGAAAAAATAGCCTCTTTGATGGCAAAAGAGATTTCTTTTAGGGGTCCTGATTCAACAGGACTTTGGAGTGATGCAAGAATTGGTCTTATCTTTGCTCATTTACGCCTTTCAATTATTGATTTAAACATAACCGGGCATCAACCCATGATCTCGGCGTCAGGGCGATATATCATCTCTTATAATGGTGAAATCTATAATTATAGAAATCTTCGAAAAGAACTTGAACAAAAAGGCTGTTCTTTTAAAGGATCTTCTGACACAGAAGTCATGCTCGCTTCTATTGAAACCTGGGGTCTTGAGGCAGCGCTTTCAAAATTTATTGGCATGTTTGCCTTTGCCCTTTGGGATACCCAGACACAGTGCCTTTTTCTTGCAAGGGATCGTTTCGGCGTTAAACCTCTTTTTTATGGTATTATTAATAATGTTCTTTTTTTTGGATCCCAACCTCGAAGTTTTATGCCACATCCTTCCTGGCATAGCACTCTGAATCAGAACGCTCTTTCAGACTATTTTGTTTATAGTTATGTTCCAGGAACACAATCGATTTATCAAGGGCTTCAAAAAGTTTCGCCCGGACATATCGTTTCGATAGATAAGAACTTTACTTTTAAAATATCTTGTTATTGGAATTTGGAAGAACGATATCAATATGGCCTTCAAAATCCTTTGAATCTATCTGAACTTGACGCCATGAATCAATTAGATAGTCTTTTAGAAGATGCCATTAAATTGCGTATGGTTTCCGATGTGCCCCTCGGTGCGTTTTTATCGGGAGGCATTGATAGCTCACTTGTTGTTTCTCTGATGCAGAAACACAGCCCTCAGGCGGTTAAAACATTTTCGATTGGATTTTCCGAAGCTGGATTCAATGAAGCTCCTTTTGCAAAGAAAATCGCAAATCATCTTGGAACAGATCACTTTGAATATATTTTAAAAGAAAAGGATGCGCTTGATATCATCCCAAAATTACCTGAATTTTATGACGAACCTTTTGCAGATTCTTCTCAAATTCCTACCTTCCTTGTCAGTAAAATAGCACGTGAACATGTTACTGTGAGTCTCTCGGGAGATGGAGGAGATGAATTTTTTTCTGGATATACACGCTATAGCACAGGAAATCACCTTAAAAATCTCCTGAGATTTTTTCCTTCTTCTCTTCGCCCTTCTCTTTCAGCATGCCTTCGAATTGCAGCAAAACCCCATCTTGAAAAGCTGGTCCAGATTTTTTCTTCACAAACACATCTTTCCCATAAACTTAACAAACTTTCTGAGCTCATCATGATGCAAAGTCCTTTTGAGATTTACCATTCTCTTCTTATTCACTTCTCTCCCCAAGAAGCAGAAGTGATAACAGAGCATCGCTCTTATTTTGGGGAAACTCTCAAAAAGATTT is a window from the Pseudomonadota bacterium genome containing:
- the asnB gene encoding asparagine synthase (glutamine-hydrolyzing); its protein translation is MCGFTGFWNRSPSKKEELEKIASLMAKEISFRGPDSTGLWSDARIGLIFAHLRLSIIDLNITGHQPMISASGRYIISYNGEIYNYRNLRKELEQKGCSFKGSSDTEVMLASIETWGLEAALSKFIGMFAFALWDTQTQCLFLARDRFGVKPLFYGIINNVLFFGSQPRSFMPHPSWHSTLNQNALSDYFVYSYVPGTQSIYQGLQKVSPGHIVSIDKNFTFKISCYWNLEERYQYGLQNPLNLSELDAMNQLDSLLEDAIKLRMVSDVPLGAFLSGGIDSSLVVSLMQKHSPQAVKTFSIGFSEAGFNEAPFAKKIANHLGTDHFEYILKEKDALDIIPKLPEFYDEPFADSSQIPTFLVSKIAREHVTVSLSGDGGDEFFSGYTRYSTGNHLKNLLRFFPSSLRPSLSACLRIAAKPHLEKLVQIFSSQTHLSHKLNKLSELIMMQSPFEIYHSLLIHFSPQEAEVITEHRSYFGETLKKIFLTAQNFTEAMQLTDISLYLPDDILTKVDRASMAHSLEAREPLLDHRIAEFSFALPLSYKLKQNQGKWILRQILKRYIPESYFERPKQGFGLPIDQWLRGALKDWANTLLSINALKDSGISNPLPIRKRWGEHLSQTRNWQYSLWGILMYQAWHQRYFKNISFQKP